One part of the Botrytis cinerea B05.10 chromosome 8, complete sequence genome encodes these proteins:
- the Bcmrpl35 gene encoding Bcmrpl35 has translation MPPCQKAVGPMARCLQNTPSLYLSARSIRTFTSSTTFNAEAAAQETAPSGLDPATVVRPENERKLMRQGIMPIGSRRRRAALKTSANIPFEQLPYQCFQEARKVLQADREEKLEMIAKERLRLKNLEAQDASVSGGEKQKQTRIESIKRYLEYLKIQADINDPLIKKRFEDGEGDMNKPIYRYLADRKWREYQRKIIVQRLEQFSIVPDLLPHFEPTAEVRLAFQARNVQPGDYVDSRVSEFPARLKVQVFDKGERLVSVVVVDADVPNVENDHFNTRCHYLAANIPISPVQDSLPLSRANPESQLILPWLPPFAQKGSPYHRYSIFVLEQKPGQVLDVAALKELYQRDRFNLRGFKDRHDVQPIGLGLFRSEWDEGTKGVMQRAGIEGWDMEFKRTRIPALKPKQKARGWEARHASDKYKSLRR, from the exons ATGCCTCCTTGTCAGAAGGCCGTGGGGCCCATGGCACGATGCCTACAGAACACTCCGTCGTTATACCTATCTGCAAGATCAATACGAACGTTCACGAGCTCCACGACATTCAATGCAGAAGCTGCGGCTCAGGAAACAGCGCCTTCCGGTCTCGACCCGGCAACTGTTGTAAGACCAGAAAATGAGAGGAAGTTGATGAGGCAGGGTATTATGCCCATAGGATCAAGACGTCGTCGTGCGGCGCTCAAGACTTCCGCCAACATCCCTTTCGAACAATTACCATATCAATGCTTCCAGGAAGCTAGAAAGGTCTTACAAGCGGACAGAGAGGAAAAGCTAGAGATGATCGCGAAGGAGAGATTACGGCTCAAGAACTTGGAGGCACAGGATGCATCAGTTAGTGGGGGtgagaagcagaagcaaaCCAGAATAGAAAGTATAAAGAGGTACTTGGAGTACTTGAAGATCCAAGCAGATATCAATGATCCTTTGATCAAGAAGCGATTCGAAGATGGTGAAG GTGATATGAACAAACCAATCTACCGCTACCTAGCAGATCGAAAGTGGCGCGAATATCAACGTAAAATAATTGTCCAACGTTTAGAACAATTTTCGATTGTCCctgatcttcttcctcatttcGAACCTACCGCCGAAGTTCGTCTCGCGTTCCAAGCACGTAATGTTCAACCGGGCGATTATGTGGACTCCAGAGTCAGTGAATTTCCAGCTAGACTGAAGGTCCAGGTCTTCGACAAAGGAGAGAGACTCGTCAGTGTCGTGGTTGTTGATGCAGATGTTCCAAACGTAGAGAATGATCACTTCAACACGAGATGCCATTACCTTGCTGCCAACATTCCAATTTCACCGGTACAAGATTCGTTACCACTCTCCAGAGCAAATCCAGAGAGCCAATTGATCCTGCCATGGCTACCACCATTTGCGCAAAAGGGATCGCCATATCACCGATACTCGATATTCGTGTTAGAGCAAAAGCCCGGACAAGTTCTCGATGTAGCAGCACTGAAAGAATTATATCAGCGTGATCGATTTAACCTCAGAGGTTTTAAAGATAGACATGATGTACAGCCCATAGGATTGGGACTTTTCAGAAGCGAATGGGATGAGGGTACCAAGGGAGTTATGCAGAGAGCAGGAATCGAAGGATGGGATATGGAGTTCAAGAGGACGAGAATCCCAGCACTCAAGCCAAAACAGAAGGCTAGAGGTTGGGAGGCACGCCATGCTAGTGATAAGTATAAGTCTTTGAGGAGATGA